ACGTTGTCCGCAGCTGTGGGCACAAAGGTGGCGCCACTTATGCCATGGAGTGCGGTCGTCACGGCGACGACAACCACGACCTCACCTTCAGGACCCGGACCCCAAGCCGCGTCGTACCGTTCCGTGACGGAACCTGCGGAGAACAAGTCACGCCGGCAGCGCGCACAGCACAATTATCATCACGATGCGGCCGAGCTCGTCTGTGCCGCCGCCGTCGCAACACTCACCAGCCTTGTGGGGCTCTTGCCACGCCCGCCCGCCACCTGCAACCACACAGAGGCAAAGTCACATGACGTCAACTGCAGACGACGTCCGAGGCGGAGTTGCCGGCAGCCTGCCGGAATGCGGAGCGAgtgtctgcctgcctgcctgtcaTTCCATCCCACAGCGCGTCTGGAATCCCGGACCCGATGGAGTGAGCGACTCCCCATCGCAACGTACGTATGGTCGTTCATCATCAAAGatgaattgttgttgttttgccttTTGGAAGATGTTCGACAGCCTTCAAACAATCCAAACGCATCCTCCGATCCAGTGTTTGTCAGGCCTGGTCCTCAGGGCACACCATCCATTTCCATGTCTGCCTTCACTaacacaggtgaggatcgtGATCAGGCTTGGCCAGAGCTTGCCGATGATCATTGGGATCACCTGCGTTGGAATAGGGAGACAGGCGGGATGGTGTTCCCCGAGGGCCAGACTTGCCTTCGAATCGATTGACAAATGTCACCCGCAACCGATCACAATGTACAACCGCTGCACTCATCCCtcattgtttttactttgtgagCGTCTTGAACATACATGATGAACACACTCATGACTTGTGCAAATATCAACTGATTATTCCGTGTACAACTGCAAAGTGCACCTACAAATATCATATATTAAACACACAAAGTATAAACATCAAATCAACACCGTAGCaaataagctttttttcaaACGAGCAAACTTGTTTAGTCCTATTTACTGCTGAACAATATAGTGAGATGCCATCTATGGGTGGACAGTGTAAGTGCAGGCATATTCAATGGCTGGCAGAGCAAAATCAATTATACACTCAGAAACTTCGAGCAATTAGCCCCCCAAATCCCGATATTGTAACTGCATAGCCAAGGAGAAGAATTCCCAACACAGTCCAAGTCTTGTCCCTGACAATCAAAGATGAGTCCAGTGCCTGCTGGACTCCAAATCAAAAGTGTCACACTTACTGGAGTCCAGGGACGTTCCTGTTGCCTCTGAAaagatgcgcacacacacacgcagtgtTTGACTACACGTTGTCAGCTTTAAATCCGTAGCCGACGTAGCAGCGGTGGCTTACGGGAatctgttgccatggtaacgctATCGGTGCCCCACGCCAGCGTGCCTGAGACAAACATGGCAGTGATCAAACATGTGAAGATTGGCACACGCACAAGCGTGTGCGCGCACGTACCTGAGAGCGGAGTGTCCACCAAGGTGCCCCCTGCTGGCTCGCTGCGCACGTGCAGGGACGAGTCTAGAAGTGAGGTCACGTGACAAGAAAGGCAAGACTTGCACTTTGGAGATTTGGAAAGCAGTTGCAGATGCTCACTTATTTTCTTTCTGCTGCTGTCCTTTTACATCGACGACAGGCGGGCGACCTTTCAGTGAGTCGGCCCTACCGTTGACCTTTTACATCGACGACAGGCGGGCGACCTTTTCAGTGAGTCGGCCCTACCGTTGACCTTTTACATCGACGACAGGCGGGCGACCTTTCAGTGAGTCGGCCCTACCGTTGACCTTTTACATCGACGACAGGCGGGCGACCTTTCAGTGAGTCGGCCCTACCGTTGACCTTTTACATCGACGACAGGCGGGCGACCTTTCAGTGAGTCGGCCCTACCGTTGACCTTTTACATCGACGACAGGCGGGCGACCTTTCAGTGAGTCGGCCCTACCGTTGACCTTTTACATCGACGACAGGCGGGCGACCTTTCAGTGAGTCGGCCCTACCGTTGACCTTTTACATCGACGACAGGCGGGCGACCTTTCAGTGAGTCGGCCCTACCGTTGACCTTTTACATCGACGACAGGCGGGCGACCTTTCAGTGAGTCGGCCCTACCGTTGACCTTTTACATCGACGACAGGCGGGCGACCTTTCAGTGAGTCGGCCCTACCGTTGACCTTTTACATCGACGACAGGCGGGCGACCTTTCAGTGAGTCGGCCCTACCGTTGACCTTTTACATCGACGACAGGCGGGCGACCTTTCAGTGAGTCGGCCCTACCGTTGACCTTTTACATCGACGACAGGCGGGCGACCTTTCAGTGAGTCGGCCCTACCGTTGACCTTTTACATCGACGACAGGCGGGCGACCTTTCAGTGAGTCGGCCCTACCGTTGACCTTTTACATCGACGACAGGCGGGCGACCTTTCAGTGAGTCGGCCCTACCGTTGACCTTTTACATCGACGACAGGCAGGCGACCTTTCAGTGAGTCGGCCCTACCGTTGACCTTTTACATCGACAACAGGCGGGCGACCTTTCAGTGAGTCGGCCCTACCGTTGACCTGTCTAACCGAGCTGGCGGGGTTGTGAAGGGTGGCCTCACTTATTTGCTATCGTTGTCTTTGTTATTCTCAGATCACTTTTCCTTataatccgattttttttttttttatcccgatCAGCCCGAGTGGAGCCGCGCGTTGGGCCTGCCCGACTGTTTGCAGTGTCGAGCACAAATGTCGGCTGCTTTTCGTTGtactgtgttttatttttaagtgctGCGAAGGATATTTTGGATTTGCGGGTTTTGTTGTCTTTAGTTTGGGCCTCACTGTCCACGTTGGAGCCATTCAGTCAACAGAATCATTTTTACATGTCAAGATTTATGCTGCATtggaggatggtcggaagtcggattcaTCCCAGTTGggttttcccagttccgacctgaaagcatTCGAgacgaaagtaaacaaccaaaatggctgatagtgatatatatatatatatatatatttttttctattgtggtcctcaaaactcacctccagcaaacttgccttctcacaattttgcttcatttattgtctttttttcatgaACATTCCTTGCAGTTCAGTAGTTGAGCGTATGATTTCATGCCGGGAGACCGCGGCATCCTGTCACGTATGTTGcgttatgtcaaatatttaggaatgaagaaagctatctagttttatactcgagtcattgtgttttaccattcacggtctgtgtttcacATTGAAGTCCGTCGGTGAAATCGGGGTACTTTTTTCCTCCCGACTttgcaagtgggatttccgagttcaagggggcgttcccgtcctgctttgaactcggaaaagtctgacttccgaccatcctcgaatgcagcataaatcatgtgactttttcctttttctaaaACACGGACGGCACAACAAGCATCTTGTAGCTTTTTGTTGAAGGTGGCGCTCACCCGTGCCGCCCGTGTGTACACGCGTGTTGTCCTGGGCCAAAGTTGAAAGGTGAAGAACGGGAGGGCTGGCCGACGGACGGGTCCACGGGAGTTGCTGAGCGTGAAGGTCAACTGCAGGTGGACTGAAGGAAGTCATCTGAGGCGTCACTGCGGAACACGACAAGAAGTAGGAGGTGGCTGTAATCCGGTGCGGTTGCTGGTCAGCGGCGCAGGCCATGGTCACCATGTGCTGACCTCCGTCTTTGTCCAGCAGGTGAGTCTGCCGGCCGTTTCCTGTTCAACACAACACACGCGCCGTCTGCTCATCAGCACTTTCATGTGCTAGCTCGCGACTCGCTAGTGCCAAAAGATGTTGCTACCGTTTGCTTGGGAGCGCTCGCCGCCTgtgggaagaagaaaagattggaTTGATCACTGATCGGCGATCAACTCGGAATGTCTGCTAAGCCTCGTTTCTACCGCCGGTATCTACTCTGCTCTGCATTTAGCCCCGTCTCCACCAACAAATCTACCCGGCTCTACTCGCTTTTTTTTGGTACCTGCTCCTTTGCACATCTaaaaaaagtagcccagttCCAAAACGCGACTTCATTATTTTGGAGGCCAATGGTTGGTTcgagacatgtcgtcatcaatgtgcagctgCGCAAACCGCCACCCCGGGAAAACCGCTGCCATTAACGATGAAGAGAGGACAGCGATGGCTTAACCTTTTGAACAAGATTGAACGCAGCTTCCTGCAGTAGTCATTCGATGCCTTCTGGCTGAAATAAACGGTCACAAACCAAGTACCAGGTACCAAAAAAACATCCGCGATATCCATACTTTTTGCCTGTGTGCAATGCACGCTAGCTGCGGTCGCTTTAGCATGACGTCACTGGCGAGGTGAGGAGGGGCTTTCCGGGTGGCGGCCGTGCCAGTGGAGACACGCACTGCTTTTTGGTGTAGAGTAGGGTAGATACAGTCAGTGGAAACGAGGCTGTAGTTGAGCACTTGCGCTCGCTCTTGTAGCCAAGAAGCCCACACAGCAGCCTGTCCTCGGTTCTTGCTCTACACAACGCGACTCGACGTGTTTGAGGACATGCGAGTGTCTTGTGTTGTCATTACCTTCTTGGTGGGCTGAGGAAGACGAGGACCACGCTGAGGACAAAAGAGGACACCAAAGTTTACAAGCAGGCTCTTATTGTGTCTTTGAGAATGAAAGCGTTTGGACCAAGTACACAAGTGGTCATGGACGTGGTCTGCAGCAGGAGTGGAAGCGGATTGGTCCCAGGCGTGCTCGCCTTCTGTTTGCTTGATGACATCAGACTCAATCAGACTTTCTTGGTCTGCAGCCAAACAATTCTAATCAACATGACGCAACGACGGCTTGTAGCAGAAGATATGAAAAAGTACCTGTGGAATCGGTCCAAGTGGCTTCGCCTGCTTGAGCCAAAAGGAAAGTAGATCACAGCGTCAGGTTGAGCTTTTTGCTCTTTTGTCATGTGCCAATGTTGGTTCCCGACGGCCGAGGAAGATTGTCTCACCCGGCAGGCCGAGCAGAAAGTGGCTGTCGGCGGTTCCTTCCAAACAGGCGCAACCAAGAGCCAGCCGTCAATCACCTTTTGATTTGACATTTGGCCTGAGGCCCCGCCCCTCCGACATACCCGCCTCACCTGTGTACTCCGGCGGAGAGGCCCCTCCCTCCAATGACGTCAGCGCCcctgacaaccaatcacaggtctCACATTCTTCCTGCTTTTGCCCCTCCCTCTTCCGCTCACCTGTGGCTCCCGTGGCTCCGCCCATTCCGCTCAAAAGCTTCTCTCCATTGGCTGAAGCACAATGGGCACACTCATGAGTGAGGACATTTGAATTGATTGGGGTCCATCGTCATTCAAGTTTGAAGAGACCTTCACCGTTTGGATGTGCGTCCACGTCGTCAGAATCTGCCGACGCACAAAAGAAATGAACCAGCAAGGTAAGGCCACGCCCACCCGTGCATCCGGGACCAACACGTCGTACTTGTCGTACGTGTTGGTCAGCAAGCTGCTGCAAAGCTCAAGTCTGATTTTGCACTGTTTgactttgctttcttttcttttcttcctttgacTTGGCAGTCTGGCAGCGCCTTTGCCACGAGAATGCTTTCCCGCCGCTCGGCGTGGGTTCGCGTACCTGTCGAAGCATCCACGCCGCCCTCAGCGCGTCCTGCAGCCGCCGAGACCTCTTGACCACCTGGCAGGTGACAAAGAAGCGTCATCTTGGGACACGTGGTCGGCTTCCGACCCAGATGTTCACTCACCGCTGACGTCGGGGAGGGACGACGACACGCCGGGTCTGACGCCTGCTGCTGCGTGGAGCGGATGTGAAAAAGGAACAATCAAGGAGATGAGCTCAACGACCAAGGTAAGCAAGCCGCCATGAAGGTGAGAAACTAGCAAAGAGCGAGATGAGCTAACGATGAAGGAGACGACGGGCGCTAGAAAAGTGCCGCAACTTTGACGGTGACGAGTCTCAGCTGCAGCAAGTCGGCCtccttttgtttgcttttgtgggGGTGAGAGGAAAGTGCTGGTGTGCTGCGGGTGTTTGTCACAAGGATGCGAAAGTGGGCTGATTTTGAGGACGGGAAAAGCTGTGACTTACCCGAAGCCCCCGCTGCGCTCTGGTGGGCACTCGCAGGTCCtgctggagaggagggagggtggggggtgaATGGCGCTCGGGTTTCCTGCTCTTAATGAAAAACTTGACAAAGGTTGCCTTTCATTCAGATCTTTTCCCTTTCTTTGTCCCACTAAGAGTGACTTTGGATTGACTTTATGTTATGTGGGAAGGTTACGAGGCGAAAGGTGGGCCCGTCTCACCCTCCTGCTTTGTGGAGTCGGCGTCATCTGAAAGGAAAACAACACATCCACATTGTTCTCCAATTTGTCTTTGTTGCCTGCCTTGAATGCGGCCGGCGCTTGATTGGCTAGCACGCTATGCTTtgccttcacacacacacaagtcaaaGGCCCCTCGACCCCCAGACTGCATTTGATCCCTTTTCATTTCCATTCTTCCGCCTTTCCATTCTGTCGGCATGCTTTCACTTGTTGCCAGCCAAGAAGCGACTTGCGCTCGCTTGGAACCAGCCGTCGAGCCTAATGGTGACAACGGGCGCTCTTTGCAGGTCGCCGAGTAAAATGGGCGAGAACGCGGCGGGCCTAACTGGGCTTCGACCTACCCTCGTCCTCCTCGGACCGGTCGACCTCCGCCTCCTCGGCCGGCTCCGTCTCCTCGCGCTCTGGAAAAGAAGCGCAAGGCTCACGTCGGCGAGTGGCAAACAGCAAATGGCCGCCAATGCTTGGCCGTACCCTCCACGGAAGCTGCCCGTGCCACTGATACCAGGACAACCAGCAGGGACATCGCGATCAAGTTCCTGAGGAGAACCCAATGTGATCGTTTCATGCATCACACAGTTCATCTATATCAATCATCTTTGAGATCATAAGTCATCGCCGTATCGGTCCAAGGGTCGTTACGGCGATCAGCATTCAATCACTCATCAATCAGTATCCAGCATTTCTGCTCTCCAAGTTTACTCACCGAGGCGACATGACGATGCTGCTCTGCACAAAAGTTCTGCTTCAGCATTTTATACCCAGGGGGCGGGCTTAGGCcactgtgtgcgtgcgtgtgtgaagaCCACCAAGCTTCCTCATTGATGGTTTTGTGGAAACTTCATCTCGTTCATGTCAGTCACTCTTCCATGTGGGTAACTGGACCACAGACTGACCCCCACCTCCCACCGCGTAACCTAACCCCACCCGCCTCCGTACCTGCAATTAACTTTGGATTCTGAAAGAAACTTGAAATAGCCGAGAGCGAGACAGaaggaaaaagaaggaaaggGCACAGGGGGGTGGCGGGGTATCAAGTGAAAGCTGACAAGAGAAAGAACGCTCGGGAGAACGAGCAAGAGTGGGAATCTTGAAGTCCAAATCTTTTTACTGACATCAATTGGttgctgagaaaaaaatgtccttGCTGAGGACTGCGAATGTTCCAAAGGTGCACGTGGTGTCATCATGCACAACTTGCAGCGCCGTAAAGGGTCAACTGAAGTCCAGTCGTGCAGTTTTGTCAAAGGCATTAAAATCCCGCAGGAGACTCGTTTGTGGGTAATGGCCGTTTGCTTTGTTGATTTGACCCGAGACATTCCAAGTGGGGCGGGCTGACTGGAGCTGGAACTTTTGGCCAACCGATTTGCTCAACACGTCAATGATCAATATGAAGAAAATACAGTAAGGCAAGAATGCAGGATGGACTgaacaaaggctttttttttttattaacaaataCACTAGAAAGCCGCAAAtacaaaatccaacaaatcaagaACCCTGACCAACAGGCTGACAGCAACAAAGACCCGCCTGCCAAAGAGTGAAAGAAGGCAGGGAACCCAAGACAAGGACAAACACGGGTGGCTGATTGGAAGACACGAGGGGAGGGGGGGCTTGACGAGCACAGCTGCAAGTAAAAGGCCTAACTGGCAAGACTGGAACACAAGAAAAGAAACCTGAGAAGAAAGGAAGCTAAATAGAATTTCGACAAATGACAACAAGTCCAAGGTGAGTGttgaaatgtgatttattgCGTCAAGCGCTACACATCTGCCGCGTATGTTCATTAGAAAGCGGATGGGAAGTCGTCATGGCAAAAGTCTTCCAGGCAGTCCCACGTGTAATTACGCTTGCTTCTGCAAACACACAGAACAAAACACCTGTCAAAGTTGCGCAAGTAGATCCAGATCTGGACAACGATGGGGTCACCCTCTCAGTTGGAGCTTGAAGGTCGCGTTCACTCCTGAAGGAAGGAAAGCAGAAGATGAATGTTAAGTCTTAGTTCTTCCTGCCgacattttgctgtatttcagGCGTCAGATGTGAAGGTGGGATTTACCCCGAGGTGGGCGGGCGTGACGTCTGACTTGTCAACAAGAGTTGCTGCAAAAGAGCAACAAACACGCAAGGTCAACAAGTGACTTGGAGCTGAACATACGTGTTCTACCACTCATTAGTTACCCTCAGTGGAGTCGAAGATTTGCCAGCTCTTGTCACGTTCTTGAACATTCTGCCCCTCCTCTGTGCCCACTTCCTCCTTGGTGCCATCCCTGCCAAGCTCCACGTCCTCCATGCTGACACTGGTATCGGATCCTCTGCCACCCTTGGGAGGGTTTTCATCTTCTTCTCTGATCTCCTCCCCTTCCATCACGTCTGACTGGTCAGACAAGTCCATTTCTGCGATCTGGCTTCCTTCCCGGGCCTGAGCGTCCTCCTCATCTAAGACCTCAGGCCCCACCTCACCTCCCTCCTCTAATGTGGCCACGGGGTCAGCACCGTCGCCCTCATCATCATTACCGGCCCTGGTGGCGTCCGACTCAGACTCACCGCTTGTCGTCTTCTTGTCCTTTTCTGCCTCCAAACTTGACTCTGACGACAGAAGGTAGCAGAATCTCAAACTTGGTCAGCTTGTCTCAATGTGGCCTTAGGGTATCAGTTAATGGTAAAACAGCAGCTGACCTGATTCTGACTCGGACGATTCCACAGAGTCCGGCAAGTCCGGAGTCTCCGGAGACCCGGGTGATTCTGGGGAGTCGGGTGATTCTGGGGAGTCGGGTGATTCTGAGGTCTCTGCTGAATCAGCAGAGTTTGATGATTCCACAGAATCTGCTGATTCTGCGGACTGGGTTGACTCTGCAGAGTTGGGTGACTCTGGCGAATCAGCAGACTCTCGTGATGCCACAGACTCTGCTGATTCCGCAGACCCTGGTGTATCCACAGACTCTGAGGATCCTGCAGACCCTGGTGTAACCACAGACTCTGAGGATTCTGCAGACTCGGATGACTTTTTGGAATCTGCTGATTCTAGAGACTCTGGAACTGTCCAAGAATAGAAACTGTTTCTCAACTGTCTACTCGTTTTGTGTTGGGGGTGCAAAAAGTCCTTTGAGTCTTTGACAGACTTGACTAGACAAAAAAGACATACAGTCGTACCTTGACTTTCCGTGGAGGACTTGTCAGAGCCTTCTGCTGCTCCTTCTGCGGAGATAGTGTTTTGTTGACATGTTGATGTCATCACTATACAGACCAACTTGCACGTTTTAGTTTTTCAGTATGTTAGCATGGAAACATTTAGGATTCTTCAACAGGATGCATAGTAAAAGTGACTTCAAGCGGGCCAGCTAGTCTTCTTGTAAACACACGCATCATTTGTGTCATTCCTTTTTGACTTGTCAAGAACAGCACCACAAATATTGAGGATCCAGCCCTAAGAGACACGCTACCTGAATCCGGAGCGTCGGAAGCACCTGCGGACATGAATGAGACACTTGGTCAAGTGACACGGCACAAAGGAGACAATTCTGAAGGATTCAGACCTTGGCGCTCCACTTGCTCGATATCCTCGTGGTCTGCTTGCGCTGAGCAACACAAAATAACGGATGACTCCTTTGAACAGCACAAGAACGAGACCAGCTCAGACTCTACCTTGGCCTTGTTCTTGCGAGTCGTCGAGATCTGCGGACACAAACCTTCCAGTCAGGACCAGAagagacacacaaacaaaggcacgTCAAAGCACTCTCAAACCTGGAGAATCGGACGTGTCGCGTGACTCTGTAGGAGCTGGAACACAAATGGACAAGATTCAGAAGGAAGCGCACTTTCAGATCTGCTCTTCATGCCGTTGACATTTTTTCAACCGTCACTTGTAAAAGTCAACACCAACAAAAGGAGGACAAGACGCATGCTGAGCATATCCTATTTGATTTGGATGAGGCTCCGCCCACCACATGCTGCGCATTTTGTGATGGGGCCACCGTGTGTCTGGAGCGCACCTGGCCGTGATGTTGCCGGAGCTTGCGTTGTTGCTTTTCCTGCGGGAACAAAACATTGACATTCAAGACCAGgccaaaaaaaaggcaaagctttttttcttctgcgtCCAAAACAAATTTACCGTCAAAGTGAGCGATCAGCGCCGCACTTTTGTCTGTAACAGATCAAGCACATTTCTGTTGAAACCCAACTGTAAATTGCGGGGCGGCagggctcagtggtagagtgctccagattgtgggttcgatcctcagcACTTGTGACTATATCCAAGTGTCATTGAGCCAGACACTCGAACCCCAaattgctcccagtggacctggcagcgtgtgtgtgtgcgtgcgtgcgtgcgtgtgtgtgtgtgtgtcaatggGAGGCTTTGTAAAACGCTTTGGGCACCATCTAACGcactatttataacaaaaacGAATAAAATGTCCAATCGTCATTTGGccacacaaaaaagtctttcATTCATCTCAAAATCGAAAACAAAGGTGAGAGCCAATGTTGGAATGTTTACGGCTCACCAGAAATTGGAGCAGCTGCACAAAGGCTGGCAAGAGTGACGAGCGCGAACAGTGGGACACACCtgcaaaacacacgcacacacacgcatacaatCAACACCATTGCAACACACACTCACTGAAATACATCAACTCCAAATAAGCACATTGTAATCATCCCACATGCATTACACACAAGACACAGTTTCTTGCGACCCTCGTAGCGGCCGTCCCACATCGTGGTTTGAAAAGCGCCGTGAATTTGCAAACGTGAGAGAGGCTACAAAGCGTCTCGTCTTCAAGTGCGACCGCTCGCTCGGCCGGCTTCTTCATTGCACGTCACACCTGCAAAAAGTGGATCAAAAAGGCCATCCTCCGTTTTGTGGGCAACTTGCCGAAAGGTTGCCACGGTCGCGCTGAGTTGCCTGCAAAGTCGTCAACTCACCGTGTCAACATTTTGGCGAGACGGCCGGCGACGTCAGCGAGATCTCACGTCAGCTTCTCCTGTCGCAGCGACTCAACTTCAACCTCTCGAGTGGCGCCGCAGACAGCCGGCGCTTTTATGGGCCGGCCGGGTCCACGCCTCCTCACGCCCCGCCCACCCGAGCGACCAGATGACGAGAGCGCAGCGGAAGGAGACACACCGGGGCGAGACGAGACCGGGAGGAAAGAAGAGTGAATAGACGACGAGAGCGGACATGAAGAAGACATACGAGTGGAGGCCACCGGTCGCAGGTCCAAGATGTCAAGGGGGACCTTCACCTTCTTCATGGTGGCAGCCAAAGCTGAACAAGGAGCAGGTCGGCCGCATTCGGCTGGCGCTGGAAGAACCTCATCTGCAACTTGTATGCGCGGCTTCCACTATCGCGTTTGGGAAATCACGTTGAAGTTTGCCGAAGGaatcaatgaaatgaaatgaaatgaggtCCTTATCAGCCTGCGCCAAAAGGAGTTCCTCGAAAAAAGACGCTCCGAGCGGCAAATCCACTGGGCTCATTTTGATTTTCAACTGGTCCATAAAGAGCTTGATAAAAGATGGGACCATTTGTGAGGGTCTTCCGAGTGGTTGGTCCTTGGTTTTTAGAGCGGACCCGGCTTGGAACGTCACCTTGTGTGTCGTAGGTGAAGAAGGAAATGCGCACTTTGGTTTTGCGATGGCCACAGGTTGCAAATGGAATTATTCTGCATTCAGCAGCCGTGAAAGCAAAGGTTTTGCTCGTCAAATTGAACAAGTACGGAAAAAATGTGACTTGATgagatgatgatttttttgttcatgatgtcaatcattttgtgttctttttgtcTCAGGTCTTGAACGCCGTGGCTTCATCCCTGTGCACCATTTTGGCCCAAGTTGTGCAAGCGTGCCGTCTGGTGGCAATCCAACAGGAAGTGCCAAGGTGGCCATGATATCGACAAAAGCGTGCGACGTGCTGGCCAAACGTGCCATTGGGAAGGCGGCGGCGCTCGTCACGACAGGTCAGTGGCCATTTTGAAAGTTTTGCCATATGCAAGATTCATGTGCTCAGCTGAGGGCAAGCGGCTCATTTTGCAAACGTGGACGGAGCTCGTGTTTTGTGCCGGCTCTAGCAAGCAAGTTCATCTGCTCCTCGCTCGCTTCAATGTCCTTTTCCGCTTAATGCTGAAACGCGAACATTGCCGAGTCATCATGTGGCGCCTCGTCCACACATATGAGGACAGACTTTCCTTCAAGGAGCAAAAGCAAATATATGAACATACGTGACGGGTTCGTGATTGCATGACTGGCAACTTTTATTATCAACCTGCAAGTGCTCGTTACACGTCTTTACGCCCGACCGCCAACCGCTTTGGATTTCCTTTTGGACGCTGCGTTTCTTGCCACAAGTTTGCCTCGAGGACGGCCAGCCGGACCTTTGGGGCCCCTGGACCCGCTGGGAACGCTGGCGCCATGAACATGAAGCAGATTGGAGGCGGGGCTCAGACCGGCGGTGGCCAGGATTTCGGCTTTAGTGGAAAGAGGACTGAACTTGTCCTTGCGTCCCATGTCTGGACTCTCATCATCTGGAAGAAGACACAATCGGGAGTTTTGCCAAATGTTTGGATTTGATCTGGCCAATGAAAAGTCTTGTGATCACGAGAGGATTCAGCCTGGTCAAGTCAAGTGCTGCTCTTTGGACTCTTTTAAACATGAGTTGAAAGCCAAATTGGAGCCAGTTTTTCATTAGAGCCGGCGTTGATTTGAGCCGGCTTGCGTTCCCTCGCATCATCCATTCGTTGAGAATCAAATCAGGCAAACCAGACTTTGAAGACGCCATCTGACCTTCTTCCGCTCCAGCGCCGCCATTTGCCGCTGCGGCGTCTGCAAAGCAATTCAAGAAAGGTCATGTGATCGAATGCCCGGCAGCG
The sequence above is drawn from the Vanacampus margaritifer isolate UIUO_Vmar chromosome 17, RoL_Vmar_1.0, whole genome shotgun sequence genome and encodes:
- the LOC144037163 gene encoding uncharacterized protein LOC144037163 isoform X2, with amino-acid sequence MLTRCVPLFALVTLASLCAAAPISDKSAALIAHFDGKATTQAPATSRPAPTESRDTSDSPDLDDSQEQGQAQADHEDIEQVERQGASDAPDSEGAAEGSDKSSTESQGTTVCLFCLVKSVKDSKDFLHPQHKTSRQLRNSFYSWTVPESLESADSKKSSESAESSESVVTPGSAGSSESVDTPGSAESAESVASRESADSPESPNSAESTQSAESADSVESSNSADSAETSESPDSPESPDSPESPGSPETPDLPDSVESSESESESSLEAEKDKKTTSGESESDATRAGNDDEGDGADPVATLEEGGEVGPEVLDEEDAQAREGSQIAEMDLSDQSDVMEGEEIREEDENPPKGGRGSDTSVSMEDVELGRDGTKEEVGTEEGQNVQERDKSWQIFDSTEATLVDKSDVTPAHLGE
- the LOC144037163 gene encoding uncharacterized protein LOC144037163 isoform X1, translated to MVLIVCVCVRVFCRCVPLFALVTLASLCAAAPISDKSAALIAHFDGKATTQAPATSRPAPTESRDTSDSPDLDDSQEQGQAQADHEDIEQVERQGASDAPDSEGAAEGSDKSSTESQGTTVCLFCLVKSVKDSKDFLHPQHKTSRQLRNSFYSWTVPESLESADSKKSSESAESSESVVTPGSAGSSESVDTPGSAESAESVASRESADSPESPNSAESTQSAESADSVESSNSADSAETSESPDSPESPDSPESPGSPETPDLPDSVESSESESESSLEAEKDKKTTSGESESDATRAGNDDEGDGADPVATLEEGGEVGPEVLDEEDAQAREGSQIAEMDLSDQSDVMEGEEIREEDENPPKGGRGSDTSVSMEDVELGRDGTKEEVGTEEGQNVQERDKSWQIFDSTEATLVDKSDVTPAHLGE
- the LOC144037163 gene encoding uncharacterized protein LOC144037163 isoform X3, with amino-acid sequence MVLIVCVCVRVFCRCVPLFALVTLASLCAAAPISDKSAALIAHFDGKATTQAPATSRPAPTESRDTSDSPDLDDSQEQGQAQADHEDIEQVERQGASDAPDSEGAAEGSDKSSTESQVPESLESADSKKSSESAESSESVVTPGSAGSSESVDTPGSAESAESVASRESADSPESPNSAESTQSAESADSVESSNSADSAETSESPDSPESPDSPESPGSPETPDLPDSVESSESESESSLEAEKDKKTTSGESESDATRAGNDDEGDGADPVATLEEGGEVGPEVLDEEDAQAREGSQIAEMDLSDQSDVMEGEEIREEDENPPKGGRGSDTSVSMEDVELGRDGTKEEVGTEEGQNVQERDKSWQIFDSTEATLVDKSDVTPAHLGE
- the LOC144037169 gene encoding uncharacterized protein LOC144037169 isoform X1, with protein sequence MFARRTLLLCLAVLVVRVHGDINTDGQLTLRSNLSVDFFLIALNCSLPRSDSASNELSTDAAAANGGAGAEEGQMASSKSDDESPDMGRKDKFSPLSTKAEILATAGLSPASNLLHVHGASVPSGSRGPKGPAGRPRGKLVARNAASKRKSKAVGGRA
- the LOC144037169 gene encoding uncharacterized protein LOC144037169 isoform X3, yielding MFARRTLLLCLAVLVVRVHGDINTDDSASNELSTDAAAANGGAGAEEGQMASSKSDDESPDMGRKDKFSPLSTKAEILATAGLSPASNLLHVHGASVPSGSRGPKGPAGRPRGKLVARNAASKRKSKAVGGRA
- the LOC144037169 gene encoding uncharacterized protein LOC144037169 isoform X2, yielding MFARRTLLLCLAVLVVRVHGDINTDDSASNELSTAGAANQVTVVDAAAANGGAGAEEGQMASSKSDDESPDMGRKDKFSPLSTKAEILATAGLSPASNLLHVHGASVPSGSRGPKGPAGRPRGKLVARNAASKRKSKAVGGRA